A window of Microcystis aeruginosa FD4 contains these coding sequences:
- a CDS encoding RNA-guided endonuclease InsQ/TnpB family protein — protein MEKAYWFRFYPTPEQESLLRRTLGCVRLVYNKALHLRTQAWYEKQERVGYAQTSSMLTEWKKQEELEFLNEVSSVPLQQGLRHLQTAFTNFFAGRTKYPNFRKKHQGGSAEFTKSAFKFKDKQIYLAKCTEPLPIRWSRQIPESCEPSTVTVRLHPSGRWHISIRFDDPTIKPLPVTDKAIGIDLGISSLVITSDGDKVSNPKHFKKHYQRLRKAQKSLSRKQKGSKNREKARIKVARIHAQITDSRKDHLHKLTTQLVRENQTIVVENLAVKNLVKNPKLSQAISDVSWGEITRQLAYKCRWYGRNYIEVDRWFPSSKRCSNCGYIAEKMPLNIREWDCPDCGTHHDRDINASKNILAAGLAVSVCRATIRPEQSKSVKAGAEPRKGKKQKPKS, from the coding sequence ATGGAAAAAGCCTATTGGTTTCGATTTTACCCCACACCAGAACAAGAGTCGCTATTGCGGCGCACTTTGGGCTGTGTAAGATTGGTTTACAACAAAGCTCTCCATCTCAGAACACAAGCATGGTACGAAAAGCAAGAAAGAGTAGGCTACGCTCAAACTTCTTCAATGTTGACCGAGTGGAAAAAGCAAGAAGAATTAGAGTTTTTAAACGAAGTAAGCTCTGTACCTTTACAACAAGGGTTAAGACACCTACAAACAGCTTTCACTAATTTCTTTGCTGGTCGTACTAAGTATCCTAACTTTAGGAAAAAACATCAGGGAGGAAGTGCCGAATTTACTAAGTCAGCTTTTAAATTTAAAGACAAACAAATTTATTTAGCTAAATGCACAGAACCTTTACCTATTCGATGGTCAAGACAAATCCCAGAAAGCTGTGAACCAAGTACAGTAACAGTCAGATTGCATCCCTCTGGGCGTTGGCATATTTCAATAAGATTTGATGACCCAACGATTAAGCCTTTACCAGTAACAGATAAAGCCATCGGAATTGACTTAGGAATTAGTAGCCTTGTGATTACCAGCGATGGTGACAAAGTATCTAATCCTAAGCATTTTAAAAAGCATTATCAGAGACTGCGAAAAGCACAAAAAAGCCTTTCTAGAAAACAGAAAGGGTCAAAGAATCGGGAAAAAGCGAGAATCAAAGTAGCCAGAATTCACGCCCAAATTACCGATAGCAGAAAAGACCATTTACACAAGCTAACCACTCAATTAGTCCGTGAAAACCAAACGATTGTGGTTGAGAATTTAGCCGTCAAGAATCTGGTCAAAAACCCGAAATTATCTCAGGCAATATCTGATGTTAGTTGGGGAGAAATAACTCGACAATTAGCCTACAAATGCCGTTGGTATGGAAGAAATTACATCGAAGTAGATAGATGGTTTCCTAGTTCTAAGCGGTGTAGTAATTGCGGGTATATTGCTGAGAAAATGCCGTTAAATATTCGAGAATGGGATTGTCCAGACTGTGGGACTCACCATGACCGAGATATTAACGCTAGTAAAAATATTTTGGCCGCAGGACTTGCGGTGTCAGTCTGTAGAGCGACCATAAGACCAGAACAGAGTAAATCTGTTAAGGCAGGTGCGGAACCCCGCAAGGGAAAGAAGCAGAAACCTAAATCGTGA